The Aulosira sp. FACHB-615 genome includes the window AATTAACGAAAACCCCGAATTAGCTCAGATGATCCACGAAATCAACACCCTAGAAACTCAAGCTCTTCATCGAGGTTTCGGCGGTGTTTTTGAAGGAGATGCTAGTGCTAAAAAATCGAATGTGTGGAATAAGTTTTTTCCTGGTTTGGGTTAGCAGTAAAAATTAATAATTTATATATTTAGCAGGTGATTGGTTATGATTCACAATACTCAAACAAGACTAGTTTCTCTACTCAAGCAAACCGCTTATGTTGGGCTGGGGTTTTTAGTTATGCTGTTGATTGTGGGTGGTCATCCTTCAGGATTTATCTTAGGGTTGAGTGTAGTGTTAGGTATTAGTTTTGTTGTTTGCTATGAAAATAAGATAAGTAGAAAATAACTAATTAAATTTTCTACAATAAAATTTGGATAAGATTCCTAGATTTTTTCAGAGATACTAAACCCTTGGAGATTTTTCATGACCTACACTCCACCTAAGATACTTAGTTTTGAAGAATTTATAACTGAACACGGGGACAATACGCGTTACGAACTAATTGATGGAGAATTAAGAGACATGGAACCTACAGGCCCTCACGAAGCTGTGGCAGGGAATATTGCAGGTAGAATCTATGTCGAAATCTTTCATTCTAATTTTAATTGGATAGTGCCAAAAACCTGTTTGATTAAGCCGCCTGCTGCTGAAGCTACAGCTTTGCGTCCTGATGTGATTGTTTTAGATAAAGAACAATTGGCGGGGGAACCTCTATGGCAAAAAGAACCCATTATTTGTAATGGTAAGACAATTAAGCTAGTTGCTGAAGTTGTCAGTACTAATTGGCAGGATGACTATGCTAGAAAAGTTGAAGAATATGCGTTTCTTAATATACCTGAATATTGGATTGTCGATTTTCGAGGATTGGGTGGTTTGCAATTTATTGGTAATCCAAAACAACCGACCTTCACTGTTTGTCAACTAGTTAATGGCGTATATGAACAACATAAATATCGCTTAGGAGAACTTATCTCATCTTGTTTGTTACCTAATTTACGGATGAAACTTGACGATATTATGCCAAGTTGAGTTATTTATCTATGAACTTTTGAGTAAACTGTAAAAAATTCTCTGCAATGGCTGTTAAACTATCTTGCTGCCAAATCAAAGCAGTTTCGATTACTGGTACTTGTTCTACTATAGAACGATAAACTACACCAGACCTTTGAAGGTTTTGTAAAGAAGATGGTACTATTGCCACACCAATTTGCGCCGATACTAATCCAATAATTGTTTGCATTTGAATCGCCTCCTGAACAATGTGAGGTTTGAAGTCTCCTTTCTGAAAAAGACCCATAACTAGATCGTAAAGTCCTGGTGCTAGATAGCGAGGAAACATGATTAAGGGTTCACTTAATAGCGATTCCACTGAAATATGTTCTTTTTGAGCCAATGAATGAGTTGAAGGCAAAGCTACGACTAGGCTTTCACTTTGAATGCAACTATAAGATAAAGTGTTATCCACTAATGGTGGATGAGCAAAACCCAGATGAATTCGGGAATCTTTGAGTGCTTGCTCCTGTTGACTGGTGGTTAGCTCTAGTAAAACTAATTCTACTTCTAAAAATTGCTGGCGAAATTCTCGCAAAATCAAGGGTAACAGATCGTAAATTGCCAAACTAGTAAATCCTATTCTCAGTTGACCTGTTTGCCCTTTTCCAATTCTTTGAGTCAGTGCTACTGCTGTTTCTAGTTGCTGAAGTAATCCATAAGCCTCTTGTAGAAAAACTTTGCCGGCTTCTGTTAGCTGTACTTGTCGCTTAGTCTTGCGATGAAACAGCTTTACTCCTATTTCTGCTTCTAGTTGCTGGAGTTGTTGGCTAAGAGGCGGTTGAGCTATATGCAATCTCTGAGCAGCGTTAGTGAAATGTAGTTCCTCAGCTACAGCAATAAAGTAACGCAAGTGCCTTAATTCCATTTTTTGATATTCTATAAGTCTTAATTACTAATAAATATATATTGGACATCTCAAAAATTTCTACATATCATACTCATACAAAGATTTGTTCCAGCTTTGAGTAATGAATAAAACAACAATGTCGGATAATTTAAGAAGCCGGGTTGTAACACAGGGTGTACAGCGATCGCCAAATCGAGCGATGCTCCGGGCTGTTGGGTTTGAAGATGCCGATTTTAACAAGGCAATTGTCGGTATTGCCAATGGTTACAGCACTATTACCCCTTGCAATATGGGGATAAACAAATTGGCACAAAGGGCAGAAGCTGGTATTAAAAGTGCTGGAGCTATGCCGCAAATTTTCGGTACAATTACCATCAGTGACGGTATTTCGATGGGAACTGAAGGGATGAAATATTCCCTGGTATCAAGAGAAGTGATTGCCGATTCCATTGAAACTGCTTGTACTGGACAAAGCATGGATGGTGTATTGGCAATTGGTGGTTGTGATAAAAATATGCCAGGAGCAATGCTGGCGATCGCCCGAATGAATATTCCCGCGATTTTTGTCTACGGTGGTACAATCAAACCCGGACATTATAACGGTCGTGATTTAACTGTAGTCAGTTCCTTTGAAGCAGTGGGACAATACAGTGCTGGCAAAATCGACGAAACTGAATTAACAGCCGTTGAACAAAACGCTTGTCCGGGTGCGGGTTCCTGTGGTGGGATGTACACAGCTAACACCATGTCTTCGGCATTTGAAGCAATGGGGATTAGTCTACCTTATTCTTCCACAATGGCTGCCGAAGATGCCGAAAAAGCCGACAGTACAGAAAAATCTGCGTTTATTTTAGTAGAAGCTATTCGTAAGCAATTATTACCGCGCCAGATTATCACCCGCAAATCTATAGAAAATGCTATTTCGGTAATTATGGCAGTTGGTGGTTCTACTAATGCAGTATTGCATTTTCTGGCGATCGCCAGTGCGGCTGGTGTGGAATTGACCATCGATGACTTTGAAACTATCCGTGGTCGTGTGCCTGTTTTGTGCGATTTAAAACCCAGTGGTAGATACGTCGCTACAGATTTGCACAAAGCTGGCGGTATTCCGCAAGTCATGAAAATGCTGCTGGTACATGATTTACTACATGGTGACTGTATTACCATCAGTGGTCAAACCATTGCCGAAGTTCTTGCCGATGTGCCGCATGAACCCAGGGCTGACCAAGATGTGATTCGTCCTTGGGATAAACCGATGTATGCTCAAGGTCACTTGGCAGTTCTCAAAGGTAATCTCGCTACTGAAGGTGCAGTGGCTAAAATTACCGGGGTGAAAAAACCAGTCATTACCGGCCCCGCCAGAGTATTTGAATCAGAAGAAGCTTGTTTAGATGCGATTTTGGCAGGCAAGATTAAAGCAGGTGATGTCCTGGTGATTCGTTACGAAGGCCCCAAAGGTGGCCCTGGAATGCGGGAAATGTTAGCGCCTACCTCGGCAATTATCGGTGCTGGTTTGGGTGATTCCGTAGGGTTAATTACCGATGGACGCTTCTCTGGCGGTACTTACGGGATGGTAGTTGGTCACGTTGCCCCAGAAGCATCTGTAGGGGGA containing:
- a CDS encoding Uma2 family endonuclease: MTYTPPKILSFEEFITEHGDNTRYELIDGELRDMEPTGPHEAVAGNIAGRIYVEIFHSNFNWIVPKTCLIKPPAAEATALRPDVIVLDKEQLAGEPLWQKEPIICNGKTIKLVAEVVSTNWQDDYARKVEEYAFLNIPEYWIVDFRGLGGLQFIGNPKQPTFTVCQLVNGVYEQHKYRLGELISSCLLPNLRMKLDDIMPS
- a CDS encoding LysR family transcriptional regulator, with translation MELRHLRYFIAVAEELHFTNAAQRLHIAQPPLSQQLQQLEAEIGVKLFHRKTKRQVQLTEAGKVFLQEAYGLLQQLETAVALTQRIGKGQTGQLRIGFTSLAIYDLLPLILREFRQQFLEVELVLLELTTSQQEQALKDSRIHLGFAHPPLVDNTLSYSCIQSESLVVALPSTHSLAQKEHISVESLLSEPLIMFPRYLAPGLYDLVMGLFQKGDFKPHIVQEAIQMQTIIGLVSAQIGVAIVPSSLQNLQRSGVVYRSIVEQVPVIETALIWQQDSLTAIAENFLQFTQKFIDK
- the ilvD gene encoding dihydroxy-acid dehydratase produces the protein MSDNLRSRVVTQGVQRSPNRAMLRAVGFEDADFNKAIVGIANGYSTITPCNMGINKLAQRAEAGIKSAGAMPQIFGTITISDGISMGTEGMKYSLVSREVIADSIETACTGQSMDGVLAIGGCDKNMPGAMLAIARMNIPAIFVYGGTIKPGHYNGRDLTVVSSFEAVGQYSAGKIDETELTAVEQNACPGAGSCGGMYTANTMSSAFEAMGISLPYSSTMAAEDAEKADSTEKSAFILVEAIRKQLLPRQIITRKSIENAISVIMAVGGSTNAVLHFLAIASAAGVELTIDDFETIRGRVPVLCDLKPSGRYVATDLHKAGGIPQVMKMLLVHDLLHGDCITISGQTIAEVLADVPHEPRADQDVIRPWDKPMYAQGHLAVLKGNLATEGAVAKITGVKKPVITGPARVFESEEACLDAILAGKIKAGDVLVIRYEGPKGGPGMREMLAPTSAIIGAGLGDSVGLITDGRFSGGTYGMVVGHVAPEASVGGAIALVEEGDTITIDAPARLLQLNISDEELARRRANWQPPAPRYTKGVLAKYAKLVSSSSLGAVTDLGLFH